A genomic segment from Aegilops tauschii subsp. strangulata cultivar AL8/78 chromosome 1, Aet v6.0, whole genome shotgun sequence encodes:
- the LOC109742464 gene encoding receptor-like cytoplasmic kinase 176 produces MGNCWGAKISSDSSSSSPSGTNSKYASRNGAALSSSSSYASAASVPRSEGEILESANVKAFSFNELRTATRNFRPDSVLGEGGFGSVFKGWIDEKTLTPTKPGTGMVIAVKKLNQESYQGHREWLAEVNYLGQLSHPNLVKLVGYCVEDEQRLLVYEFMPRGSLENHLFRRSTHFQPLSWNLRMKIAHGAAKGLAFLHSDKAKVIYRDFKTSNILLDANYDAKLSDFGLAKDGPTGDKSHVSTRVMGTYGYAAPEYLATGHLTTKSDVYSFGVVLLEMLSGRRAVDKNRPTGEHNLVEWARPYLTSKRRIFRVLDPRLGGQYSLAKAQKAASLALQCLSVDSRNRPSMEQVVVALEQLHDAKEGGNSPRPQLQRKPSSNRGLNGSRLSSTKGNNKKPASPRPV; encoded by the exons ATGGGGAACTGCTGGGGCGCCAAGATCAGCTCCGacagctcctcctcctccccttcag GGACAAATTCCAAGTATGCTAGTAGGAATGGGGCGGCCTTGAGCAGCTCCAGCAGCTATGCCTCCGCGGCGTCAGTGCCACGGAGCGAGGGGGAGATTCTGGAGTCAGCGAATGTCAAGGCCTTCTCTTTCAATGAGCTGAGGACCGCCACGAGAAACTTCCGGCCAGACAGTGTGCTAGGAGAGGGAGGGTTCGGGTCAGTCTTCAAGGGGTGGATCGATGAGAAGACCCTCACCCCAACCAAGCCTGGCACCGGGATGGTCATTGCTGTGAAGAAGCTTAATCAGGAAAGCTATCAGGGCCATAGGGAATGGCTG GCTGAAGTGAATTACCTCGGACAACTATCACACCCGAATCTTGTAAAGCTCGTTGGGTACTGTGTCGAAGACGAACAGCGGCTTCTCGTCTACGAGTTCATGCCTCGTGGGAGTTTGGAGAATCATCTCTTTAGGA GGAGTACACATTTCCAGCCGCTCTCCTGGAACCTTCGGATGAAAATTGCCCATGGAGCAGCAAAAGGGCTCGCGTTTCTCCACAGTGACAAGGCCAAAGTCATCTACCGCGATTTCAAAACCTCTAATATCCTCCTAGATGCG AACTATGACGCGAAGCTCTCAGATTTCGGCCTGGCGAAGGACGGACCGACCGGTGACAAGAGCCATGTGTCCACAAGGGTGATGGGGACATATGGGTATGCTGCACCAGAATACCTTGCAACAG GCCACCTGACCACGAAGAGCGACGTGTACAGCTTCGGCGTGGTCCTGCTGGAGATGCTTTCGGGGCGGCGCGCGGTGGACAAGAACCGGCCGACCGGCGAGCACAACCTGGTGGAGTGGGCGCGGCCGTACCTGACGAGCAAGCGGCGCATCTTCCGTGTCCTGGACCCCCGGCTGGGCGGGCAGTACTCCCTcgccaaggcccagaaggccgcgTCGCTGGCGCTGCAGTGCCTCTCGGTGGACTCGAGGAACAGGCCGAGCATGGAGCAGGTCGTCGTGGCGCTGGAGCAGCTCCACGACGCCAAGGAGGGAGGGAACAGCCCTCGCCCGCAGCTGCAGAGAAAGCCGAGCAGCAACCGGGGCCTGAACGGCTCGAGATTGTCGTCGACCAAGGGGAACAACAAGAAGCCCGCCTCACCGAGACCGGTTTGA
- the LOC109742468 gene encoding protein NRT1/ PTR FAMILY 6.2, whose amino-acid sequence MGGKMEIERSSWSDDGNLVQDAVDYRGCPANRSSTGSWLGAASVVGIELCERLATMGIAVNLVTYLTDTMHLPGAASANVVTDFMGTSFLLCFLGGFLADAFLGRYLTIAIFALVQALGTGLLAVSTTVRHLRPPPCGGAAPCEEATGLQMGVLYVCLYLIALGTGGLKSSVSGFGTDQFDEHDDRERAAMGCFFDRFFFIISLGTLLAVTVLVYIQDHVGRSWAYGLCSGAMLVAIAVFLSGTKRYRYKRSSGSPVVHILQVLVAAARKRGLKQPLTAATLYEDRPEHARIHHTDQFRCLDSAAVMAGEEDNEVGPDGRPAPNPWKLCSVSRVEEVKMVVRLMPVWATTILFWTIYAQMITFSVEQATTMDRRIGGFEIPAASLTVFFVGAIMLTLAVYDRVFIPLCRNLTGRPGFTNLEKIGIGLVLSIIGMVAAAICEKKRLTVASTATNGTALPISVFMLIPQFLLVGAGEAFIYTGQLDFFITRSPKSMKTMSTGLFLTTLSLGFFLSSALVSLVRGATTWLGDTINHSRLDYFYWLLAVLGAINLAAYLLCAMWATPAASSKAEQPHHAAAADEKC is encoded by the exons ATG GGAGGAAAAATGGAGATtgagaggtcatcgtggagcgaCGACGGCAACCTAGTTCAGGATGCGGTCGACTACCGGGGTTGCCCGGCCAACAGGTCCAGCACCGGCAGCTGGCTGGGAGCGGCATCCGTGGTCGGGATCGAGCTATGCGAGCGGCTGGCCACCATGGGCATCGCCGTGAACCTGGTGACGTACCTCACGGACACCATGCACCTGCCCGGCGCCgcgtccgccaacgtcgtcacCGACTTCATGGGCACCTCCTTCCTCCTTTGCTTCCTCGGCGGCTTCCTCGCCGACGCCTTCCTCGGCCGCTACCTCACCATCGCCATCTTCGCGCTTGTCCAGGCCCTCGGCACCGGACTCCTCGCGGTGTCCACCACCGTGCGCCATCTCCGCCCGCCACCATGCGGGGGCGCAGCGCCGTGCGAGGAGGCCACGGGCCTGCAGATGGGTGTGCTGTATGTGTGCCTCTACCTCATCGCGCTCGGCACCGGCGGGCTCAAGTCCAGCGTCTCCGGCTTCGGCACCGACCAGTTCGACGAGCACGATGACCGCGAGCGCGCCGCCATGGGATGCTTCTTCGACCGtttcttcttcatcatcagcctAGGCACACTTCTCGCCGTTACGGTCCTCGTCTACATCCAGGACCATGTCGGCCGGAGCTGGGCCTATGGCCTCTGCTCTGGCGCCATGCTCGTGGCCATCGCGGTCTTCCTCTCGGGCACCAAGAGGTACCGCTATAAACGGAGCTCCGGGAGCCCGGTCGTGCACATTCTCCAGGTCCTCGTCGCTGCCGCACGGAAGCGCGGCCTCAAGCAGCCGCTCACCGCCGCCACGCTCTATGAGGACCGCCCCGAGCACGCGAGGATCCATCACACCGACCAGTTCCGGTGCTTGGACAGTGCGGCCGTGATGGCCGGTGAGGAGGACAACGAGGTGGGGCCGGACGGGCGGCCGGCACCGAACCCGTGGAAGCTGTGTTCTGTGTCCCGTGTGGAGGAGGTGAAGATGGTGGTGAGGCTGATGCCTGTGTGGGCGACGACGATCTTGTTCTGGACCATCTACGCGCAGATGATCACCTTCTCGGTGGAGCAGGCGACCACCATGGACCGGCGCATCGGCGGCTTCGAGATCCCAGCCGCGTCGCTCACCGTCTTCTTCGTTGGCGCCATAATGCTGACCCTCGCCGTCTATGACCGCGTCTTCATCCCGCTATGCCGAAACCTCACTGGCCGGCCAGGGTTCACCAACCTAGAGAAGATCGGCATCGGCCTGGTCCTGTCCATCATCGGCATGGTCGCTGCCGCCATCTGCGAGAAGAAGCGTCTCACCGTCGCCTCCACGGCCACGAATGGGACCGCGCTGCCGATCAGCGTGTTCATGCTGATTCCACAGTTCCTGCTGGTGGGCGCAGGCGAGGCGTTCATCTACACGGGGCAGCTGGACTTCTTCATCACGCGATCGCCCAAGAGCATGAAGACCATGAGCACCGGCCTCTTCCTCACCACGCTCTCCCTCGGCTTCTTCCTTAGCAGCGCCCTCGTCTCTCTGGTTAGGGGCGCCACCACGTGGCTCGGTGACACCATCAATCACAGCCGCCTCGATTACTTCTACTGGCTCCTTGCCGTGCTCGGTGCCATCAACCTGGCCGCGTACCTTCTATGCGCCATGTGGGCCACGCCGGCCGCCAGCAGCAAGGCGGAGCAACCGCATCATGCGGCAGCGGCCGACGAGAAATGCTAG